The genomic segment GGCGGCGTCGTTGCCGATGATCTGGGCAGTCACCTGCATCACCATTTCGACCATGACGGGATTGACCTTACCCGGCATGATAGACGACCCCGGCGCGACGGCGGGTAGGTCGATCTCCCCGATGCCTGTTCGGGGTCCGGAACCTATGAGCCTTATATCGTTTGCCGCCTTTGATATTCCCACAGCGGCGGATTTTATCGCTCCCGAGACTGACACAACGGCGTCTTTGGAGCCCTGCGCCTCGAAGTGATTTTTCGCCTCGATGAACTTAGCCCCTGTCTCAAGTGAGATTTTCCGTGCCATCCTTCTGCCGAATTCGGGGTGCGCGTTAATACCCGTTCCGACCGCTGTCCCCCCAATCGCCAGCTCGAGCAGATCGTTCGAGGCGTCTTTTATTCTCTTTATCCCATGATTCACCTGAGAGGCGTAACCTCCGAACTCCTGACCGAGCCGCACCGGTGTGGCGTCCTGAAGGTGAGTTCTCCCGATCTTGACTATCCTGTCGAACTTCTTCGCTTTTTTCGCGAACGAATCTTCCAATATTTTGAGCGAGGGCAACAGGTCTTCCTCAATCGACAGATAGGCGGAGAGGTGGATTGCGGCGGGGATCACATCGTTCGAAGACTGGCATAGATTCACATGGTCGTTCGGATGTACCGGGTCGCGCGAGCCGATCACACCCCCCATAATTTCTATCGCGCGGTTCGCTATCACCTCATTCGCGTTCATATTGGTGGAGGTACCGGAGCCGGTCTGAAAAATATCAAGCACGAACTGATCGTCGAGTTTCCCCTCTACGACTTCCGACGCCGCTTTGACTATCGCCCTTTTCCGTTCAGGGTCGAGAAGTTTCAGCTCGGCGTTCACTTTTGCCGCAGCTCTTTTTATCATACCGAGCGCTTGAATGAACCGTCTCGAAAACCTGATGCCGCTGATACGGAAATTCTCTACGGCTCGCTGTGTCTGAGCCCCGTAATAAGAGTCAGCCGGGACTTTCATCTCGCCCATGGAATCTTTTTCGATGCGGCTGCTCATAATTTCCTAATTTTTAGACCCCAAAAGCGTTACTATTTCCCTGCAAAAGGCAGGCAGGTCATCCGGCTTACGGGAAGTGATGAGATTTCCGTCCACTATCACTTCGCCGTCGCTCCAGTCCGCTCCCGCCGCTATCATGTCATCTTTTATCGCCACGTAAGAAGTCACTTTTTTGCCTTCAAGTATCCCCGCAGATACGAGAACCCATCCGGCATGACATATGGCAGCGACCACCTTCCCGTCGTTGAACATCGTTCTGACTAAATCCACCGCATGTTTATTCATACGAATTTTATCCGGCGCCCAACCTCCCGGTATGATAACGGCGTCGAAATCATCAGCGGAACACTCTTCCACCTGCAGGTCAACTTTGATCGGATATCCGTTCTTGCCGTGATAGATCTCCTCGCCGATACCGGCGCATTTAACTTCCGCACCCGCTTCGGTCAAACGCAGTTTAGGATACCAGACCTCTAAATCCTGATAGTCAGGACCGATGGGAATCAATACTCTTTTACCTGAAAGTTCCATACGATTCACCCTCTCAATTCCGGCTCTGTGAGCGGGTAAAGGCAAGCCTGCCGCCCGCTTTGAGTACCTGCTTTTCAAGATCGGACAAGTCGCACTTAACGCTGAACTCTATCTTTTTTGACAGATTCTTAATCCTGAAATCTTCGCCGGAGTCAAGCGTGGCGTGAATATCATTGATTTCCAGCTCATCCCCCTGCTCGATCTTATCGTTATCCTCCGGATCGATCAACAGCGGCAGGATACCGAAATTTATGAGGTTAGCCCCGTGAATCCGGGCGAAACTATTGACTATCACAGCAGTTATCCCAAGATACATCGGGGCAAGCGCCGCATGCTCGCGTGATGACCCCTGACCGTAATTACCGCCCCCTACTATGATGCCCCCGCCTGCCTCTTTGGCGCGCGCGGCGAACGTGTCATCCACATTCACGTAGACGTACTCTGAAATTGCCGGAATGTTGCTTCTCAAGGGAAGCACCTTCGCTCCCGCCGGCATTATGTGATCGGTCGTGATATTGTCTCCGACCTTCAGCAGGACTTCTCCCTTAATCGAATCCTCAAGAGGCTCTTTCACCGGAACCGGTTTGATATTAGGACCGCGCACTATCTCTATCGCTGACGGATCAGCCGAAGGCGGCACTATCCCGGAATCGTCAATCGTATAATGAGTGGGCGGTTCAATAACTATCTCCTCGGTCAGAGTCGTAGGATCGACAAACTCACCCGCTAACGCCGAAGCTGCGGCTATCTCCGGGCTCACAAGATAGATTTCGTCATTCTGCGTTCCGCTTCTGCCGGGGAAATTCCTGTTGCCCGTCCTGAGGGAGATCCCGCCGGTGGGCGGCGCCTGTCCCATCCCGATACAAAACCCGCAGGCGGATTCCAATATCCTCGAACCCGATGCGATAATAGATGCCAATCCGCCGCTTTCCGCTATCATTTGAAAAACCTGTTTGGAGCCCGGCGCAACTCCCATATCAACACCCGGACTTATCTTTTTCCCTTCGAGCATCTTGGCTACCATCATCATATCTTCGTAAGATGAATTCGTGCACGTACCGATAAGCACCTGATCGACTTTCTTACCGACAAGAGAACTTATATCGGCGATATTGTCAGGACTGCCCGGTTCCGCCACTAACGGTTCGAGGGAACTCAGGTCGATCTCGATCACATCGTCATATTCCGCATCGGAATCAGGGGATAACTCAACCCATGCATCGCCTCTGCCCTGAGCATCGAGGAACAATTTTGTATTTTCATCCGAGGGAAAGAGCGAAGTCGTCGCCCCTACTTCTGTACCCATATTGCAAATCGCGAACCGGTCTCCCGCTGAGAGCGATTTTGCTCCTTCTCCGGTGTACTCAAGTATCTTTCCAATAGCTCCCTTGACCGTCAGAATATCAAGAAGCTTAAAAATGACGTTCTTTGCGTTCACATACGGTTTGAGAGCGCCTGAGAGCTTTACTCCGATGATCTCCGGATAAGTCAGGAAGAATGGTCCGCCTCCCATAGCAACCGCCACGTCGAGTCCTCCGGCGCCCATCGCTATCATTCCGAGTCCCCCGCCCGTCGGAGTGTGAGAGTCGCTGCCAAGCAGGGTTTTCCCCGGGATTCCAAACCTCTCGCGGTGCACCTGATGGCATATTCCGTTCCCGGGTTTAGAAAAATATATCCCGTACTTCGCCGCCACCGTTTTTAAATATGCGTGGTCATCGGCGTTTCTGAAGTCTGTCTGAAGCATGTTGTGGTCAACATAACTTACCGATAATTCTGTCTCGACCTTATCAAGTCCCATAGCCTCGAACTGTAGATACGCCATAGTTCCGGTGGCGTCCTGAGTAAGAGTCTGATCGATTTTCAACCCTATTTGTGTGCCTTTTACCGGCTCCCCTTCTACTATATGCTCATTTAAAATCTTTTCCGCTAACGTAAGTCCCATACATCAGTTCCCTTCTATATAAAATCCCTTTCGGGCATCATTTTCTGTTTCTTTAAGCTGTTAAATGTAACAAACAGAGCCGAGAATTACAAGTTGAGATCCCCCTTAAAATTCACTTATTTTTGTTTATTTTATTGAGCGGTCAGGATAATCGCAAGCCCCGCCAGCGGCGTGGACTGCGCCACATATCCCATCAAAGATGGGATAGATTCCCCTCCTTACGCAAGGAGGGGAACACAAGGGGTGGTTTAATATAGGCAAATCCTTTTATTCCCCTCTATAAAGAGGGGTGGCTTCGATCGCAGGGAGAAGACGGGGTGTGTCAGAACGTAGATTGCCGCGTCGTCCCGAAACTTCGGGACTCCTCGCCAGCCCGGCAGGCTGACGGGCAATGACTATTACCCTCTCCCCTTGAGGGGAGTGTCCCGGCTGAGCCGGGACGAGGGGTGTTATCGTTTGATAACCTCTGAAACAATTTCGTTTGCTATTAGTTTGAATATTGCTTTAATTTTCCGGCTGGTTTGAAAAGAGAGATCAAGACAAAATGCTCGAGATAAAAGAGATAGAAAAGGACAGTATCGCTTCCGAAGCGGGTATAGAGGCGGGAGACAAGCTCATCAGCGTAAACGGCTGCGGCGTAAGCGATATCATCGACTATCGTTTCCTTGCAACCGACGACTCTGTCGATGTCGTCGTGAAACGCGCGAATGAGGAACTGTTATTCGAGCTCGATAAAGAGCCGGACGATGACATGGGCATCTCTTTCGTTCCGAAGCAGTACAAGTCCTGCTGCAACAAGTGCGTTTTCTGCTTCGTCGATCAACTGCCGGCGGGGATGCGACTCTCTCTCTACTTCCGTGACGGCGACTACAGGCTCTCTTTTTTACATGGTAATTTCGTTACCCTCACCAACACCTCTTGGAAAGAACTTGAACGGATAGTCCGTCAGCGGCTCAGCCCGATCTACATTTCGGTGCACGTGACCGATAAAGCCGTGCGTGAACAGATGCTCGGCATTGATTTTGACGATAAGATCCTCGAGAAGATAGGCTATCTGAATGATAACAACATCGAGATGCACTCGCAGGTTGTCCTTTGTCCGGGAATGAATGACGGCGACATCCTCGAAATGACAATCAACGACATTTATCAGTTTCGGAAAAATATGCGCTCGATGGCGGTGGTTCCGGTGGGATTGACCAAACACAGAGCCGGTCTTACCGAAATAGACCCCATCACACCGGAATACGCCCGTGAATTACTGAAAAATATCCCTGCCTGGGATGACAGTTTCCCGAGAAAAGATGGGAAACGGTTCGTTTATCTTTCGGACGAATGGTTCATCATGGGCGGTGAAACGCTCCCCGACACCGATTATTATGATGAATTCCCTCAGCTGGATAACGGCATAGGGCTTGTTCGTGATTTTCTCAACGAATTAGAAGAATCTAAAAAAACCTTTCCATCGAGGCTCGACAGTCCGAGAGAGATAACGATCCTTACCGGAACCGGAGCGGGCGGCGTTCTCCGGGATCACCTGATACCGGCTCTTGAAGGCATTGAGAACCTTAAGGTAAAATTAAATATCGCAACAAACGATTTCCTCGGAGAATCGGTCACGGTCTCCGGACTCCTTTCAGGGCAGGACATCATAAATAATCTTAAGGAAGATCCGCCGATCGGAGATGTATTTCTCCCTCCGCGTGTACTGAACACAGACGGCTATCTGCTGGACAACATGAAGCCGGAAGATATAGCCCGCGTATGCGACAGCCCGGTTCATGTTTTTGATAATAATTTCGATTCACTCTTAGGTTAGTCTGAACTCATGAAGGGCACACCGCCCATAGTATCGATAGTCGGGAGACCCAATGTCGGTAAATCCACTCTTTTTAACAGAATCATCGGAAAAAGGGATGCGATTGTTGACCCGACCGAAGGGGTAACCAGGGACAGGAAATACGCAGAAGCTACCTGGTCGGGACATAATTTTATCCTTATCGATACGGGAGGATATGACGCCCGCTCGGAAGATGTTATACTCGCTTCGGTAAAAGAGCAGGCGGAAATCGCGCTTGATGAATCCGACCTGATTCTATTTATGGTTGACGCAAGCACAGGCATAACGGTCGG from the Candidatus Neomarinimicrobiota bacterium genome contains:
- a CDS encoding aconitate hydratase, coding for MGLTLAEKILNEHIVEGEPVKGTQIGLKIDQTLTQDATGTMAYLQFEAMGLDKVETELSVSYVDHNMLQTDFRNADDHAYLKTVAAKYGIYFSKPGNGICHQVHRERFGIPGKTLLGSDSHTPTGGGLGMIAMGAGGLDVAVAMGGGPFFLTYPEIIGVKLSGALKPYVNAKNVIFKLLDILTVKGAIGKILEYTGEGAKSLSAGDRFAICNMGTEVGATTSLFPSDENTKLFLDAQGRGDAWVELSPDSDAEYDDVIEIDLSSLEPLVAEPGSPDNIADISSLVGKKVDQVLIGTCTNSSYEDMMMVAKMLEGKKISPGVDMGVAPGSKQVFQMIAESGGLASIIASGSRILESACGFCIGMGQAPPTGGISLRTGNRNFPGRSGTQNDEIYLVSPEIAAASALAGEFVDPTTLTEEIVIEPPTHYTIDDSGIVPPSADPSAIEIVRGPNIKPVPVKEPLEDSIKGEVLLKVGDNITTDHIMPAGAKVLPLRSNIPAISEYVYVNVDDTFAARAKEAGGGIIVGGGNYGQGSSREHAALAPMYLGITAVIVNSFARIHGANLINFGILPLLIDPEDNDKIEQGDELEINDIHATLDSGEDFRIKNLSKKIEFSVKCDLSDLEKQVLKAGGRLAFTRSQSRN
- a CDS encoding type 1 glutamine amidotransferase, coding for MELSGKRVLIPIGPDYQDLEVWYPKLRLTEAGAEVKCAGIGEEIYHGKNGYPIKVDLQVEECSADDFDAVIIPGGWAPDKIRMNKHAVDLVRTMFNDGKVVAAICHAGWVLVSAGILEGKKVTSYVAIKDDMIAAGADWSDGEVIVDGNLITSRKPDDLPAFCREIVTLLGSKN
- a CDS encoding DUF512 domain-containing protein, which gives rise to MLEIKEIEKDSIASEAGIEAGDKLISVNGCGVSDIIDYRFLATDDSVDVVVKRANEELLFELDKEPDDDMGISFVPKQYKSCCNKCVFCFVDQLPAGMRLSLYFRDGDYRLSFLHGNFVTLTNTSWKELERIVRQRLSPIYISVHVTDKAVREQMLGIDFDDKILEKIGYLNDNNIEMHSQVVLCPGMNDGDILEMTINDIYQFRKNMRSMAVVPVGLTKHRAGLTEIDPITPEYARELLKNIPAWDDSFPRKDGKRFVYLSDEWFIMGGETLPDTDYYDEFPQLDNGIGLVRDFLNELEESKKTFPSRLDSPREITILTGTGAGGVLRDHLIPALEGIENLKVKLNIATNDFLGESVTVSGLLSGQDIINNLKEDPPIGDVFLPPRVLNTDGYLLDNMKPEDIARVCDSPVHVFDNNFDSLLG
- a CDS encoding class II fumarate hydratase, with protein sequence MSSRIEKDSMGEMKVPADSYYGAQTQRAVENFRISGIRFSRRFIQALGMIKRAAAKVNAELKLLDPERKRAIVKAASEVVEGKLDDQFVLDIFQTGSGTSTNMNANEVIANRAIEIMGGVIGSRDPVHPNDHVNLCQSSNDVIPAAIHLSAYLSIEEDLLPSLKILEDSFAKKAKKFDRIVKIGRTHLQDATPVRLGQEFGGYASQVNHGIKRIKDASNDLLELAIGGTAVGTGINAHPEFGRRMARKISLETGAKFIEAKNHFEAQGSKDAVVSVSGAIKSAAVGISKAANDIRLIGSGPRTGIGEIDLPAVAPGSSIMPGKVNPVMVEMVMQVTAQIIGNDAAVTNAGQGGLLELNVMMPVMAHNLLQSISLLSNASRTFAEKCVDGIEVNEARAAELVEISLANATPLAPIIGYDKAAEISKEAFKTGKTIRQILKSKKLMSDSKIKKVLNLMKLTKPGISKK